A stretch of DNA from Aerosakkonema funiforme FACHB-1375:
GCCAACTATTCCCGTAAATAAGAAACTTTGGATGGCGATCGATCTAGAATACCCTAACTATCAATTGTTGTTGTTTAATCGCAGTAAACAGGGTACAGTTTTGTACTGTCCATCCTTCGGTTATGCGATCGATGCTATCATGGATAAACCGCCATTTTTGCTACCTCAAAAATATTCTTGGGCTGGTAAAACCGGGCAAAAGTTTATTTTTAAAGAAACGGGAAAGGAAGAATTTTTAGCAATTGTTTTGCAGAAACCTTTGCATTTACCTTGGTTGACTCCCAAACGAGAAGAAGCTTTACCAGAATGGAATGCTGAACGAATTAAGGAGTTATTTGAAGAATTAGAAAAGCAAGGTAATTGGCAGGTTTTTTATCAAACTTTTGAGGTAGTGGAATGAGAAAATGAAGCCCAGAAACCCGGTTTCTCAAAGAAACCGGGTTTCTAATTTCCTGCTTCATTATCTCCGAAAGTCACATCTTCATATAAAGCATCAATGCTAATGTGAAAATCAATGCTTGCTAAATGAATTTCGCTGCCTTGATTGTATGTTTGCAATACCCAAAAACCCTCGGCATTGCGACGGAAACATTCTACACGCTGGCGCTTTTGGCTAATTAAAACGTATTCTTGGAGGGTTTCTAATTGCTGATAGTCGGCAAACTTGTCACCTCGATCGAATGCTTCTGTTTTTTGGGATAAAACTTCGACAATTAAACAAGGATATTTTTTATGGTTTGGAAATGCTCGATCGCGTTCATCACAAGTTACCATCACATCAGGATAGTAAAAGATATTCGCTGTTTCAATAAATGCTTTCATATCCACCATATAGACACGGCAACCAGTACCTCGCACATGATTTCTTAACAATGAACCAAGATTGAGAGAAATGGTAACATGGGCATCATTTGCACCTGCCATTGCGTAGATTTTTCCATCAATATATTCGTGCTTGATGGGGCTGATTTCTTCTCCTGCTAGATAATCTTGAGGAGAAATGTAATCTTGGCTTCGATCGGCAATCATTGTTTTGGAAATAGAGTTACCATAAGATTATATCATTTAGGACTATAAACCGGGTTTCTGTATAGATATTTAACCCAAGTTGCTAGTTATAAGATTATTCTTACTCTTTGTACGTAGTTGGGCTTTAGCCCTCTTATGAAACCAGGCATTATGAGGGCTAAAGCCCAACAACATACCTTTGCGATCGCACACAACGACATCTCATTCAATTATTCCATATTTTCAGAATCTTCGCTCTCAGCAGGTAAAAAATCAGCATTCAGAACTTCTTCCACAGTAAAGGGAGATTCTGAGGGAAATACCTTAATCGATAAACCTGTTTCAGCGGCGGCTAATTCCCTAGCATCTTGATAAGATTCATTAAAAATCTCTTCAAAAAATCGATATAAACTCGGACTGGTTTTGAAAGTATCTCGGAGGCGAATACGATGTTCTATAATGGTGTAGTTCCAACTATTTGTTTGGTTTTCTGGTTGATATTTATACTTGAGTAAGTGCATGAGAAGTACCCTTAGATTACTTTTTAAACCATTTTTATCGCTTCTCCCCATACTTTCCAGTTCCTCTAGTAAGTTTTCTAGATCTACTTCGGCAAATTTTCCCTCTTTTAATAAGTTGATATTTGTCTGTAGCCAGAGATAAAAATCCTGTTCGTAAAGGGATGTTATGGCAGTTGTTGTTGATTGGATAGTGGTCATTTTGTTTGACTCCCTTTCTCTTCTCTATATAAGTTTAACAGATTCGATAATTTATCGCTATCTAGGGTTAAAAAACCGGGTTTCTGTTATAATTGTTTTCAGCCCAAACCCGCCTCAGACTCTTGCCTTGCTCTGCTTTGGAAAAAGTCATACTCTGGTTTCATAATTGCCTCTTTTGATTTGACTATGTTCTTAATTATAGATTGTTAATTGATAAGGAAGTAAAACAACAATGGACGAACAACGCATCGCCGCCTATTTGGAATTCATCCAAAATCTACTCGAATGTGCCAGTGAGAAAGAACCGCAAAGCTTAAAGATACCTTCGGAGTTAGTCGATACCGGACTTTTACAAATGATAATCATAGTTGCTAAACAATTCTATGATAATGACAACCAGAATGGGGCTAAATTTTTAACTAATCTTGCCTTGCAGTTGGGGGAAATTCTCGCAAGTGCCCAGCAACCAATAGTAATCAGAGAAGAGACAGCAGATATTTTATTTAGGTGGGGAAATGAGCAATTTTACATTAACCATACTGTTTTAGCTTTTCATTGCTGGCAACAGTGCCTTATCATTTATCAAGCTATCGATAATCCTCCAGGAAAAGCTATTGCACTGGGGAATTTAGGTAATGCTTCCTTCTCTCTGGCAAAATACGAACAAGCGATCTCCTACTGGAAACAGACCTTAGACATTTTGCAGGAAATCAAAGACAGCCGAAGGCAAGTGAATGCACTAGGAAATTTAGGCAAAGCTTACTTCGCTCTAGCAGAGTACGAACAAGCGATCAACTTTTACGAACTGTCTTTAGGCATTTGTCGGGAAATTAAAGACCGAGCAGAGGAAGCATCTTTGTTGCTAAGTTTGGGAATAGCTTACCACTCTCTGGGAAAGTACGAACGAGCGTTGGATTGCCACAAAAATTCTTTAGCCATTTATCGGGAAATTAAACACCGACAAGGGGAAGCAGCTTCGGGGGAAGGATTAGGTATAACTTACAACTCTCTAGGAAAGTACAAACAAGCGATCTCTTACCACAAGCAGTCTTTAGCCATTTATCGGGAAATCAAAGAACCCCAAGGGGAAGCATCTTCATTGACAAATTTAGGTATCGCTTACAACTCTCTGGGAGAGTACGAACAAGCAAGCGACTTTCACCAACAGTCTTTAAACATTTGCCGGAAAATCAAATATCAGGAAGGGGAAGCAAGTTCTCTTATAGGTTTAGGCAATGCTTATGACTCTCTGGGAGAATACCAACGAGCGATCTCTTACCACGAAGAGTCTTTAGTCATTAAAAAGAACATCAAAGATCGGCGAGGTGAAGCGACGGCACTGGGAAATTTAGGCAACACTTACTTATTTTTTGGAGAATACGAAAGAGCAATCTCGTACCACGAACAGTCTTTATCCATTAAACAGAAAATCAAAGACCGACAAGGGGAAGCGAATTCTCTGATAAGTTTAGGCAATGCTTACTTATCTTTGGGACAGTATGAACAAGCGATCACCTTTTACAACGATTCTTTAGCTATTTGTCAGCAAATCGAAGACCGACAAGGGGAAGCGACTTGTGTGGCAAATTTAGGCAGTGCTTACTGCTCTCTGGGAGAATATGAACAAGCGATAGACTATCACCAACAGTCTTTAGCCATTTGTCGAGAAATCGAATATCGGCAAGGAGAAGCAGCTTCTCTAGGAAATATAGGCAACGCTTACTTACCTCTTGGAAAGTATGAACAAGCAATTGCTTACCACGAACAGTCTTTAGCCATTTGTCGAGAAATCAAACATAGGCCAGGGGAAGCGGCTTTTCTCAATAACATAGCCATCGCTTATCGTGAATTGCAGCAAACAGAAGTAGCGACGAAGAACTATCGAGACTGCCTCAAAATTGCCAATCCCAAAACCATGCCAGCCGAATGCTTCAAAGCTGGCGAAAACCTCGGCTACGTCGGCTTCACCCAAAACAACTGGCACCTCGCCTTAGAAGGATACGAACCCGCGATGCAAGCAGTCGAACAACTTCGCAAAGGTTCAACCACCGACAAACGCCGCCAAGAAATCATTAAAGAAGCCATCTCCGTTTACGCCAACGCCGTCCAATGCTACATCAACCTCAAACAATACGATAAAGCCGTCGAAACCGCAGACCGTTCCCGTTCCCGCCACCTCGCCGACTTATTCGCCAGCAAAGACCTCTACCCCCAAGGCGAAATTCCCCCGGAAGTCGAAGAATACTATCGCCTGCAACAACAAAGCAACCGTTTGCGTTCTTCTGACAATGACCCAATGAAATCACTCGCCACCACTCGCCAGCCAACCCCCAACGGCGACGCTATCATCGAAAAGATTAAAGAATTAGAAGCAGAAAAACAGCAAGCTTGGCTGAAAATTCGCAGTAAAGATCGAGTTTTGGCGGGTCAATTGCAACCAGACCCCCTCAGTTTCGACCAGATGCAAGCCTTAATTCCCGATGCCGAAACCGCCATTCTCAATTTTTACACCACTCGCGAACATACGCACATTTTCATATTGCGAAAAAATCAATCTACCAAACTCTACACCTGCGAAGGTCAAGGAATTGAAAGTTTGCAAAATTGGATATTTGACAACTGGTTAATACCTTATAAAGAAAACCCAACCCCCTGGCAAAAGCAAATGGGTGAATTTCTCTCCCAACTCGCCAACCGCCTGCAAATTAATCGACTAATTGAGCAACATTTCAACGGCATCAAAGAACTAATTATCATCCCTCATTTGTACCTGCATCAAATTCCCTTTGCTGCCTTACCTTTAAATAATATTCCCATTCCCCACAGCGATACAACTTCCGTCCAAACACGCGGCGCAAGCCTTGATATGAGCGAACCCATTGACACGCCTGACACCCCATCCCAACAACCCGAATACCTCAGCGATAAATACCGCATTCGCATCGTTCCCAGTTGCCAAATACTCAACTTTTGCGACCAGCGAGTCAACCTCAAACCTGCCATAATGGGAATAGTGGAAAATACTAGAGGCGACCTCGTTTTCACTGGCTACGAGTGCGAAACTCTGGCAAAAATGCACAAAGTTTCCGAAAATAATCGCCTCCGATATCAGAAAGCAACTATCAGTGAATATCAAAATTTACTCGATCGCGTGCAAGTCCTCCATTCCAGTCATCACGCTGAGTCAGATCTCAATAATTCCCTGGAATCCAAACTTAAATTATACAACGATGATATCAACCTCGGTCGCCTTTTCACTTGGAGATTTTCGCACCTAGCCGAAGTCTTCCTCTCCTGCTGCGAAACAAATTTAACCCTCACCCAAATTACCGACGATCCGCTGAGTATTGCTAGCGGTTTCCTCTGTGCTGGTGCGAGAAATGTGGTCAGTACCTTGTGGTCTGTGGACGATTTAGCAACTGCTTTGTTTTGCATTTTATACTATCAGGAAAAGCAGGACAAGGGCCGATCGGAAGCAATCCGCCAAGCACAATTCAAGCTGCGTAACTTGACAGGCGATGAATTATATGCTAATCATAAACGGCAATTAGAGGAGTATTTTGAACAGAAACTATCGGCAGAAAATAAAGCAGAAATTATCAAAAATGTGCGAGTGCGATTAGATCTCCTTTGTCGGGAAACATTACCCTTTATCAGTCCCTATTATTGGTCGGGTTTTGTATCGCAAGGTTTAGCCTAATTTCTAGGTACGTTGTTGCGATGAGAGCGCTCTTTCTGGGTTGGGTTTCGTACCTCAACCCAACCTACAAATTAGTTCGATCGCACTTACTCCGTAACCCTTTTCCCTCTTCCCTCTTCCCTAGTCCCTAGCCCCGACGCCCTAGTCCCTAGCTATAGTTGCGCTTCAGCGCCAGATTTAGCGCTAAAGCGCAACTACGTACCCCAGAGTGCTGTTTATTGCTGGGAAGTGGCGGTAGTTCTCGGCGCTGGAATGGTGATGTCGATCGGCGTTACTTTTGCGGCTAAGCTGGTTAAAGGAGGCTGAATCGCAGCAGCATTACCTACAACCAAAGTGGTGATATTCTCCGGTTGCAGATAAGTTCGCGCCACGCGCTGAACATCGGCTACGGTTGTTGCTTCGACTTGGCGTCGATAACGGAATAAGAAATCATCTGGATATCCGTAATATTCGTATCGCATCAACCGCGATAAAGTTTGGCTGGGGTCTTCAAAGTTAAATACAAAAGAATTCAGCACTGACTCTTTCGCAAAAGCCAATTCTTCTGGGGCGATCGGTTTGTCTTGAATGCGCTTAATTTCGGCAAAGATTGCTTGCACAAACGGTACTGTAGTTTCCGATCGCGTTTGTCCGCCGGCAACGAAAATACCGGGATAGTCATAGCGGGGACTCCACGCACCGTAGACGCTGTACGCTAGACCTTGGCGCGATCGCACTTCGTTAAACAATCTTCCCCCAAAACCACTCAGCACCCCATTCAAAACATCCAGCGCCGCATAGTCGGGACTGTTTAACAGACCGCCCAAATGTCCCATTTGAATATAACTTTGCGTTAGCTGCGGTTGGTTTACAAAAAATATACCTCCCTTATTCGCCTGCGAAACATTCGGCAACGCTGGCATTTTTAGTTGCGGGTTTGGTTTCCAGTTGCCAAACTTTTCCTGAATCATCTGGCGCATTTTTTGGCTGTCAAAATCTCCCACAATTCCCAACATCATATTATTGGGATAGAAATATTGCTGATAAAAATTCAGCAAATCTTCCCTA
This window harbors:
- a CDS encoding Uma2 family endonuclease produces the protein MIADRSQDYISPQDYLAGEEISPIKHEYIDGKIYAMAGANDAHVTISLNLGSLLRNHVRGTGCRVYMVDMKAFIETANIFYYPDVMVTCDERDRAFPNHKKYPCLIVEVLSQKTEAFDRGDKFADYQQLETLQEYVLISQKRQRVECFRRNAEGFWVLQTYNQGSEIHLASIDFHISIDALYEDVTFGDNEAGN
- a CDS encoding DUF29 domain-containing protein — translated: MTTIQSTTTAITSLYEQDFYLWLQTNINLLKEGKFAEVDLENLLEELESMGRSDKNGLKSNLRVLLMHLLKYKYQPENQTNSWNYTIIEHRIRLRDTFKTSPSLYRFFEEIFNESYQDARELAAAETGLSIKVFPSESPFTVEEVLNADFLPAESEDSENME
- a CDS encoding CHAT domain-containing protein; its protein translation is MDEQRIAAYLEFIQNLLECASEKEPQSLKIPSELVDTGLLQMIIIVAKQFYDNDNQNGAKFLTNLALQLGEILASAQQPIVIREETADILFRWGNEQFYINHTVLAFHCWQQCLIIYQAIDNPPGKAIALGNLGNASFSLAKYEQAISYWKQTLDILQEIKDSRRQVNALGNLGKAYFALAEYEQAINFYELSLGICREIKDRAEEASLLLSLGIAYHSLGKYERALDCHKNSLAIYREIKHRQGEAASGEGLGITYNSLGKYKQAISYHKQSLAIYREIKEPQGEASSLTNLGIAYNSLGEYEQASDFHQQSLNICRKIKYQEGEASSLIGLGNAYDSLGEYQRAISYHEESLVIKKNIKDRRGEATALGNLGNTYLFFGEYERAISYHEQSLSIKQKIKDRQGEANSLISLGNAYLSLGQYEQAITFYNDSLAICQQIEDRQGEATCVANLGSAYCSLGEYEQAIDYHQQSLAICREIEYRQGEAASLGNIGNAYLPLGKYEQAIAYHEQSLAICREIKHRPGEAAFLNNIAIAYRELQQTEVATKNYRDCLKIANPKTMPAECFKAGENLGYVGFTQNNWHLALEGYEPAMQAVEQLRKGSTTDKRRQEIIKEAISVYANAVQCYINLKQYDKAVETADRSRSRHLADLFASKDLYPQGEIPPEVEEYYRLQQQSNRLRSSDNDPMKSLATTRQPTPNGDAIIEKIKELEAEKQQAWLKIRSKDRVLAGQLQPDPLSFDQMQALIPDAETAILNFYTTREHTHIFILRKNQSTKLYTCEGQGIESLQNWIFDNWLIPYKENPTPWQKQMGEFLSQLANRLQINRLIEQHFNGIKELIIIPHLYLHQIPFAALPLNNIPIPHSDTTSVQTRGASLDMSEPIDTPDTPSQQPEYLSDKYRIRIVPSCQILNFCDQRVNLKPAIMGIVENTRGDLVFTGYECETLAKMHKVSENNRLRYQKATISEYQNLLDRVQVLHSSHHAESDLNNSLESKLKLYNDDINLGRLFTWRFSHLAEVFLSCCETNLTLTQITDDPLSIASGFLCAGARNVVSTLWSVDDLATALFCILYYQEKQDKGRSEAIRQAQFKLRNLTGDELYANHKRQLEEYFEQKLSAENKAEIIKNVRVRLDLLCRETLPFISPYYWSGFVSQGLA
- a CDS encoding M16 family metallopeptidase, producing MKRSILKAMRLMLLTVLLLLLVKLPASAQTARHYTELTFPPLPEIKVPAYTRYKLDNGIIVYLMEDRELPLVGGTALFRTGERWEPADQVGLASLVGEVMRTGGTKKHSGEELNTLLEQKAASVETSVGIASASAGFSSLSEDLEEVFDLFAEVIQEPVFAQEKIDLAKTQGRGDIARRNDNPGGIAGREFQKLIYGESSPYARTVEYATLDNISREDLLNFYQQYFYPNNMMLGIVGDFDSQKMRQMIQEKFGNWKPNPQLKMPALPNVSQANKGGIFFVNQPQLTQSYIQMGHLGGLLNSPDYAALDVLNGVLSGFGGRLFNEVRSRQGLAYSVYGAWSPRYDYPGIFVAGGQTRSETTVPFVQAIFAEIKRIQDKPIAPEELAFAKESVLNSFVFNFEDPSQTLSRLMRYEYYGYPDDFLFRYRRQVEATTVADVQRVARTYLQPENITTLVVGNAAAIQPPLTSLAAKVTPIDITIPAPRTTATSQQ